Part of the Pseudoalteromonas sp. Scap06 genome is shown below.
CAAGCATAACCACAATCGCCAATACCCAAGCAAAAATAGGCCTATCGATAAAAAATCGTGACATAAAACTCTCCGTTATTGGCTATTATTTGCAGAAGACTGCACAGCAGTTGCCGTAACAGGTGCACCTGGGCGAATCTTCTGTAGCCCTTCCACAATCAATTGGTCGCCATCGGCTAAGCCTTCGCTCACCAACCAATTAGCGCCTAAAGTTCGCTCTACTTTTAATACACGGCTTTCAACTGTGTTGTTTTTGCTAACAACCATAGCTGTAGGATCACCTTTAGTATTACGGCTCACACCACGTTGTGGGGCTAATATTGCGTCTGACTTAACACCTTCAACGACTTCAGCACGTACATACATTCCCGGCAGTAGTAGCTTTTCAGGGTTTGGAAATTTAGCACGCAGAGTCACCGAGCCAGTACTTGGATCAACGGTCACTTCTGAGAACTGTAATGTACCTTTATGAGGATATACTGAGCCATCCTCCATTATTAGTTCTACATCGGTTTGTGTTGTAGAGTCGACACCTAAAGCACCTGATGCTAGCGCTCTTTTGAGTTTAGTTAGCTCATTACTTGATTGGGTTAAATCCACATAAATGGGGTCAAGTTGCGTAACCGTTGCCAGTGCGCTTGTTTGGCCTGCGCTAACTAATGCGCCGACCGTCACGCTTGATTTACTAATCTGGCCGCTAATTGGCGAAGAAACATGGCTATAATCAAGGTTAATTTGCGCACTTTTTAACTGCGCTTGTGCCGTTAATAATTCTGCAGAGGCTTGCTTAGAAGCAGCATCAGCTTCGTCAAAATCTTGCTGGCTTACGGCTTTAATTGCTAATAATTCTTTATAACGAGACGCTTTAGATTTACTGCTAGCAATACTCGCTTCTGCGCGAGCAACCGCCGCTTTACTGGCGGCTAATTCTGCTTCAAAAATATCAGGGTTGATTTGGTAAAGCGCTTGATCTTTTTCAACCTGAGTGCCTTCTTCAAATAAGCGTGATTGCACAATTCCACTTACCTGAGGACGAATTTCAGCAATTTGAAACGCACTTACACGCCCTGGTAATTCTTTTTTAAGTGTTATTGCTTGGCTTTTTAATGTGACAACACCAACAGGAGTCGCTGCAGGGGCAGAAGCACTGGGTTGCTCAGCTACCTGATCGCAGCCACTTAAAGCAACAGAACCAACGAGGGCTGAAAATACAAAAAAAGCGATGCGGGAGCGCTGCATGTTAAATACCTTTTAGTTTAGAATGAACGATCATTCTAAACTATAGTACAACAATTAAAAATAGCCACTGAGTAACATTTACACATTTTTACAATTGACTATAGTTGTCACCAAATAAACTCAAACAATAGTTTTGCTATATCATTAACACCCATAAAAAAGGCAGCCAATGCATTGGCTGCCGTTAATCAATAATTTAATTTTAGCGGCTATTATTCGCTATCAGGATTCATCCTAGAAACGAGTAACTGCTCAATACGAATACCTTCTACATCCACTACTTCAAATTTAAAGCCTGAAAATACAATGAATTCTGCACGTTTGGGAATATGCTTCATGGTATAAATTAAATACCCGGCAACCGTTTCATAATGGTTTTGCTCAGGGAATTCATCAATTTCTAATACCTTAGCTAATTCAACAATAGGTGTTAAACCATCGACCAACCAAGAATTAGCGTCGCGTTCAATGATTAACTCCTCACTTTGATGCGTGATTAAATCACCCATAAAGCCTTTCATTAAATCTTTAACTGTCACTATCCCAACCACTAGCGCATATTCATTGACCACCACAGCAAAAGGATGAACGGCAGTTTTAAACGCATTTAGCGACTCAGATAAGCTCAGTGTTTCTGGTAAATAAAAAATATCTTTATCAAGCATATCCGCATTAATATTTGCCGCCTCACCTTTAAGCACTTGGCGTAAAATATCTTTTGACTCAACCGAGCCAATTAATTTATCAAGGTTGCCTTTACACACTAAAAAGTGATTATGTGGATGCTCTATAATTTTATTGGCTATATCTTCACTCGACTCATCAATATCAAAGTAAACTATTTGCTCTCGTGGCGACATCACGCTTGATAAAAAGCGCGCTTCTAAATCAAATACATTACCAATTAAGTCATATTCCTGCTGTTGAAGGCTGCCATACTCGGCACCCGCATCCATCATGGCAACAATATCTTCAGTAGTAACTATATCCTCACGCTCACTCGGTACTTTGAATACTCGTAATACTATATTGGTTAAGCCGTTAAAAAATAATACCAGCGGTGTGAGCGCGAAAGTGACCCAACGCATAATTGTAACTACACGCACAGCAACAGCCTCAGGTAAAATCATTGCTAAACGCTTTGGAAGCAAATCAGCAAATAATATGAACAATGAGGTAATAATTAAAAACGACAGTAAAAAGCTAATTTGGCCAAGTAACGGCCCCTGATAAAATAACTGCAGTATTTCTTGCACGTAAGGCGATAATGCCTGCTCACCAACAATCCCACCTAATATGGCAATCGCATTAAGCGTAATTTGGATCATGGCAAAAAAAGCCCCTGGCTGCTCTTGCAGTTTTAAAACCGCCAGCGCTTGCACATTTCCTTCGTCGGCCATAACCCTTAATTTTATTTTGCGTGAAGCGGCAATCGAAATTTCTGACATCGCAAATAACGCACTCATCAAGATTAATAATGCAATCCCGATTAAATCACCCATTTATAACTCCAAAATAATCGCTTTTATTAGCAAAAGCAGCTGGATTATAGCCGCTTTTATAAACAGGGCAATTGATATTTAAAGTTGTGACTCATACAAGGCAAAGGCAGTGCTAAGTTGCTGCTGTAATTTATTCGGTAGGTTTTTGTTACACGCAAAATATAAGGGGGCTTGGTTGGCGTTAATAGGCATTAATGATTCGAGTTGAAGTTCACTTAATAAGTGTGATTGTTCGTGGCTTATTCTCTGCGCAGGTATAACAACCAAATCAATGCTTGAACTTCGTGCTTTAATTATTTTAAAAATGTTATCAAAACTATTAAACAGCATTAAGTTTTCGTTTTCTTTAAAGCCTTGGGAGAGTAAATAATGATGGCTATAGTTATCTTTTAACACTGCAATTCTGTATTGTTTTGCCTGCTCAAGACTTGTTAAAACAATGCCTTTGCTTTTAAGAGAATAAAAGTTTGTGTCGAATTGGGCAAGTTTAGCAAACCAAACAAAACGACTCTCACGCTCAGGTGAGCGTGAAATTGAGAAAATACAGGTTTCGGGATCCCTCAATGCAATATTATAAGTCATACTCCAATCGTGAACTGAAATTGAATAATCAATCCCCGCACTATCAAGCACTAGTCGAACTATATCGGCAGCATCACCAACTAAATTGTTGTTAGCATCAAGATACTGCGCAGGTGCAAAATTCTCTGTTACAACAGTGAGTTTAGCAGCACAGTGTTGGCTTACAATGAGTAATAATACAAAACACCATTTAATCACAATAACCCGCTCTATTAGATTTAAGACGTCACTTTTTTAATAAAAGCCAACTAAATATAGCGGGTTATTTGCAAATAGCCAATTTTTAGCTTTTGAAATTAGCGATTCATTGCATTAATTAAAAACGCCGAAATTTTAGCGCCTTCTCTCAGAGTTGTCTCAGAGCTTGATTGGCCCACTAAAGAGCTGTCAGTAAACGGAGCTATTTCCATCATATCAGCCCCCGTTATAGGGAACTCATCTGCAATCGCTGACAAAATATCAAGCGCGTGCTGTGGCGTTAACCCATTTTCTTCAGGCGTGCCTGTTGCTGATGCAAATTCTGCATCGAGGGCATCAATATCAAAGCTCACATACACTTCATCAACCTTGTCTGCTTTTAATTGCGCAATCGCATCTGCAGCAACCGCAGCTGCACCACGCTCTATAATTTCAGCAGCCCAGTGTTGTTTAACGCCAAAAGTACTTTCCCAATGTGATTTAGGTTTGCCACTTGAGCGAATACCAAATTGGATTAAATGATGCGGCGCTGGTAAAAATTCTAAAATATGTGTACACCAAGAGCCAAAACATAAGTCGATGCCTAAACGCTCTACGAGTAAGTCGGTGTGAGCATCGAAATGAATAATTGCCGTGCGTTTACCTTGCTCACGTTTGGCTTTTAAGTACGCTTTTGTTAACGGGTAGCTAATTGAGTGGTCGCCACCAATACCAAAAATACCTTTGTCTTGGAATGTCGCATAAAAGCTGTCACACACATCTTCAGTAATTGACAATGGGCTCACATAATGATCGTTATTGTCATTACCGTACAGCGCTTTTTGGCAGTTGGTAATAGTGGCCTCATTTAAGTACTTATCATGTAATAAATGCGGTATTACGCGTACATCACCTAAATCAAACGAACGACATTGTGTTTGTTGATCTATCAGTGCTGAGCGTAAAAATAAAGGCCCCCAATTAGCGCCACGTAAAATTCCACCACCGCAATCAGAGCTAATGCCTAACATTACTGCTTTGTGTGGTGAATTAGGCAGCTCGTTAAGTGAGTCACGCCATAAAACATCGACATTTTCAGTTTGCCCATATAATTTGTTTCTTAGCGCTGCTTTGCGTTCTTTAGCCGTATTGACTGTAAAAACACCGTCGCCGGGCGCACATAAACAGTGCTCAACTTTATTTTTAAATGTTTGAAATTGTGTGCTCATTGTAAACCCTTTTTCAATCTGAATATCTTGTCTATTATTGAGTAGTTATGCAAAACATCACACGCTGAATTAATTCCAGATTATTCGCATAGTGTGCTAAAAATTACAGTGAACTTTATTTTGCTCGCTTAGGTTAGTGGTAAATAAAAACTAAGCTTCCTTACTAACCCAATGAATATAAACAATTTAAAATACAGCCATCGGCTCTTTAGCCTAGCTATTGGTTTGCTATGAGGTATGAATATAGTGTCTGAGCAAACAAGTCAACTGGCTCATTTTGTTCGTAATTTTAGTCATTGATTGAATATTCAGAGTTGGTGAATAAATCAAATTAAGTCAATACGGACATCCGTCCTGTACTTAATTTTCATTTCTCGTAATCATGGTAAATTGACAACAATTTTTATTAAAAAGGCTTAGTTATGGAAAAGGTATTTCACTTAGGACTGTGTATTGATGACTTAAAAGGTGCAAAACTGGCTATAGTTCCAGGCGATCCAGATCGTGCAGCACGTATTTCACAGTTCTTAGATAATCCTACCTGCCTTGCTCAAACACGTGAGTTTCACATTTATTTAGGCCAATTAAACGGTCACTCTGTAGTAATATGTTCGACTGGTATCGGCGGCCCTTCAACGTCAATTGCCGTTGAAGAACTAGCACAACTTGGCGTACGAAGCTTTCTTCGCATTGGCACAACAGGGGCTATTCAACCGCACATTAATGAAGGCGATATTCTAATTAGCCAAGCTTCGGTTCGCTTAGATGGTGCGAGTCAACATTTTGCCCCGCTATGCTACCCTGCCGTATCTGATTTTTTTGCCACTCAAGCCATGGTAAAAGCCTGTGAAAACCTTAATATCGATTTCCATATTGGTATAACCGCTTCGAGCGACACCTTCTACCCAGGTCAAGAGCGCTACGATACACACTCTGGCTACGTACCTAAGTCACTACAAGGTAGCTGTGAAGAATGGCAAAAATTGGGCGTAATGAACTACGAAATGGAATCGGCCACTTTATTTACCATGTGTGCCGCGCTTGGTTTACAAGCTGCTTGTGTTGCTGGTGTATTAGTAAATAGAACACGTCAAGAAATACCTAACGTGGACCACGGCGAGATTGAGAAAAAATCTGTTGCCGTGGTACTTGAAGCCGCTAAAGTATTACTTGGTTAATGTTGCGCTAATAACCTCAAGTGTTGGCAAGCCAGTAAAGCTTGCTAACACGGCTTTTGCTACCCCTGATTGGTTTTCGTGACCAGTAGTTTCTAACAAAGTAATTGATTTTACTATTTGCTCATCAAAGCTTAATCCTGCTAAAAATAGCTGACTCACTGCGCTTTGCAGTGGCGATAAACTTGGGCTATACGCTGCATTTTCAGCATAACTGCCATAAAAGTCACCATTTTCAAAGGTGCTTATTTTTACCGCACTATAATTTTGACTGTATGGAACATAAGCCGCCAAAGCAAAACTCAGCAGCTTGTCATCAAGCTTTGTCTCTTCAAAGCGCTTAGTTTGCTCTACTGGGTTAAATAAGCTGTGCTCATTGCCTAAATCTGTTGGCCCAAATGAATGCGGTAACAGCTCTGCTAATTTAAAATTTTGTGCTGGCAGTAAAATATCAAGCTCTCTGGCATCCGCCAGTTCATTCATAAACTGACGGCAATACCCACATGGAGCATCACTAATGGCTATTTTTAGCACTTTCTTAGCGCCATTTAACCACGCATTATTAATTGCTGATTGCTCACCATGCACCACTAAACTAAGTGCTTGATGATCAAACTCAGCATTGGCACCAAAGTAAAAAGTAGTATGTCCTTGTGAGTCGAGCCCTTTTACAATTGCGCCGACATGAAACTTGGAAATAGGTGCAACCGAAAACTCAGAAGCCAACGGCACTAAACCTTGCAATAAAGTATCTTCGCTGACATTAAGTTCGGTGCAAAGCGCTTTAATATCGCTTGAATGTAAAATACCGCGTTGAGTTTTTAATTGACTACGTAGTGCTTGCGTTTGCGCTACATTTAATGAGATGTGTGAATTGCTAAGTGCTGTATTATGTTGCACTTTAAAAGTTGCTGAAGCCATAATAGTTTTTATTTGTTCAATGGCTAAGTAGTGTAAAAGGTTGGCAAACTAAATACCAGCCTATTCAACGTAAAAAAAGGGAACACGTCGCGTGTTCCCTTTTTTTGTTTTATTAAAATAAAAATTAACCTGTATTTCGCATACCCGCTGCAATCCCCGTCATGGTGATCATTAAGGCATTATCTATATCGCTTTCATTACCTTTATCATCGCCACGAGAGCGACGTAATAATTCAACCTGTAACACATTAAGGGGATCGGTGTACGGATTTCTAAGCCCAATAGACTCTTTGATCCAAGGCTGGTCGGCTAATAGACTTTTTTGTGGGCTTAATGATTGCACTAAGGTTATCGCCTCTGCTAATTCCTCACGTAAGGCAGCACCTAAAGGCTTGTACATGTCTTCCACCAGCGCATTGTCGTAGTGCTCACTTAGCCAGCTATCCGCTTTACTAAATACCATTTCTAGCATTTCTAAACGCGCTCTAAAGAACGGCCACTGCAAACTCATTTCACTTAAGGTTTCAATGCCATATTTTTCAAGCGCCGCTTTAAGCCCGCTTAGTGCACCTAACCATGCAGGCAGCATTAAACGGTTCTGACTCCACGCAAATATCCACGGAATGGCACGTAAGCTCTCCACTCCACCATTCGGATTACGTTTAGCAGGCCTTGAGCCTAATGGCAATTTAGATAGCTCCAATTCTGGTGTTGCCATTCTAAAGTAAGGTACAAAGTTTTCATCGTGGCGTACCACATTGCGATAGTGCTCACACGATACATCACTGATTAATGCCATGACTTCGCGCCACTCATCTTTGGGCTCTGGCGGTGGTAATAAGTTACTTTGCAGCACTGCCCCCGCGTATATGTTTAAGCTTTGCAATGCCACATTGGGTAAGCCAAATTTAAAGCGGATCATTTCGCCTTGCTCTGTCACCCTCAGGCCCCCTTTGAGTGAACCCGGTGGCTGCGAATGCAAGGCTTGCGCTGCAGGCGCACCGCCTCGACCAACCGTTCCACCACGACCATGAAATAAAACCAGCTCAATACCGCGTTCATCCGCCAGTTGCACTAACTTGTCCATTGCCTCATATTGTGCCCAGCCAGCAGCCATCATACCGGCATCTTTGGCTGAGTCTGAATAACCAATCATCACATTTTGAGTATTTTTAATATGACCTCGGTACCACTCATTATTTAAAAGTGTAGTAATAACATTATGGCCATCGTTTAAATCATCTAAGGTCTCGAATAATGGCGCAACGGGCAGTTCAAAACTGCAGCCTGACTCTTTAAGTAATAACTGCACCGCTAAGATATCAGAAGCGGTTCGGGCCATAGAAATAATATATAACCCAAAGGTTTTTGCATCTTGCTGTGCAATAACATCAAAGGTGTCGAGTACTTCTTGTACATCAGGACTAGGTTGCCAATGCTTTGGAATAAGTGGACGACGAGAGTTAAGCTCAGCAAGTAAAAAAGCCTGCTTATCTTGCTCTTGCCATTGGTTGTAGTCGCCAATACCTAAGTAACGAGTTAGCTCAGAAAATACATCACCGTGTCTTGACGAATCTTGGCGCACGTCTAGTTTTGCTAAACGCAGGCCAAAGCTATTTACTCGGTGGATCATATCCAGTAGCAAGCCATCGGCCACCACATGCATATTGCACTGTAATAAAGAGCGATAACACACTTCAATAGGGTACTTAATTTGATTAATATCGGTGATTAAATCTTGTGATTCAGTGCGCTTATTTTTAATTTTAGCGCTTAAATGCATTACCGTTTCTGCAACTTGGTTTTTAACATCCTTTAAAACGGCACGGTACGGTTCAAACTCTTGTCCAGCCAGCTTAATAAGCTCATCGCTTGCATCCGACATAGAAAGTTCAGCACAGAGCGTTTCTAAATCACGCTGGTATAAATCCAGTGCCATCCAACGGCCATGGTCGAGCACTTGCTTAGTTACTTCGGCGGTTACAAATGGGTTACCATCACGGTCTCCCCCCATCCAAGAAGTAAATTCTATCGGGCTGTAATCTGCTGGCAACTCTAAGCTTAAATGCTGTTTTACATGCTGGCTAAACTCACGTAGAAAACGTGGCACAGCTTCCCATAAACTGTTTTCAATGACTGCGTAGCCCCATTTAGCCTCATCTACAGGGCTTGGGCGTGAACGACGAATATCGTCCGTATGCCATGCTTGGCTAATTAACTGCGCAATACGGTTTAATATTGCTTCGCGTTCTTGCGCAAGATTGTCGGTACGCTCAAGCGATGCTAAACAATCGCTAAGTTCAACATGTTTATTAATAATGGTACGGCGAGTCACCTCGGTTGGGTGTGCTGTTAGTACTAAGTTTATGTGGAGTTTTGAGAGGGTATCAGCTAAATGATTATGATTAAGCTGACCTTGTTCGGCCTTTGCTGCTAACGTTTTTAATGTTTGAGTGAGAGGGTTTAGTTGGCAAAAACCAACATCATTAAAACGTGATACGGTATGAAACTGCTCTGCAACATTTGCTAAGTTTAAAAAATGATTAAATGAACGGGCAACCGGTAAAAGCTCTTCATCACTAAGCGCATGTAGTACATTTATAAGCGCTTTACGATCAGCTTCATTGCCACTGCGAGATGATTTTGATAAAGCCCGAATCTCTTCTACTTTATCTAAAATATCTTGTCCTTGAGCATCTTTTATAGTTTGTCCTAATAATTGCCCAAGTAAATTTACATTACCTCGCAAGGCGGCATATTGTTCACTCATTTTTAGCTCTCCTTTGTTTCTTTGAGACCTATTAATATCATTATGTTTACTTATTTAATAGATCCATTTGCACCGGCATGTCGTAAAAAAGCATATGTAAAATAAACACAAAGCGATGACATGATCATTTTTTACGATGGTAATTGCCCCCTTTGCAATGCAGAGATGCAGCATTTAAAACGTGCCGATGTTGATCATAAAGTTACACTTGAAGATTTAAATGCTGATGACTTTAATGCGCGTTTTCCCGCAATCAATAAGCAATACGCTATGAATATACTGCATGCCCAAACTGATAATGGGCAGATGATTTACGGCTTAGATGTGACTTATCAAGCTTGGCGCACTGTTGGCAAATATCCTTGGCTTAAAATTATTCGTTTGCCCGTCATTCGTTTTTTTGCCGATCATGCTTATACTTTCTTTGCAAAATACCGTCATCAAATTAGTCGTTTTTTAATGCCTAGTGCACAGTGCAACTCAGGTCAATGTAATATCAAAAGCAAAGGTGAAAAATGAAAACAGTGATTTTATTTGGTGCCAGTAGCGCCATTGCTCAATCTTACGTTAATCACTTAAATCAACAAGCAACACAATTTAATATAATTTGTGTTAGCTCATCGAATATTAATCACAGCGGTAAAAACATAACCTACTTTCACAGCGACTACTCAACGCAAAGTCTTAACGAGCTTACAGAATCGCTAAAGTCTCAGCAGATTGAGCTCGCTCAGGTGGTTATATTTAATGGCCAATTACATAACAGCCAGCACATGCCTGAAAAAAAACTCGAGGATATCAATGGCGATTATTTTATGCAGCTTTTGCATTCTAATACGCTTGTGCCGCTGCTGTGCTTACAAAGCATAATGCCATTACTTAACCATAAAACTCACTGCACAATTACCGCTTTAAGCGCTCGTGTTGGTAGCATTAACGACAATAAACTGGGTGGCTGGTACACCTATCGCGCATCAAAATCAGCACTTAATATGTTATTTAAAACAGCCGCTATTGAGCTTGCTCGTCGTGCTAAAAATACTAAACTTGTTTTATTTCATCCAGGCACCACAGATACTGAGCTGTCTAAACCATTTCAAAAAAATGTACCTGCCGACAAACTATTTACGCCTGAGTTTGTTGCCCAGCAATTATTTAAATTTACTTACGAAAACTCACAATTAGAACTTAATGGCGAACCTGCCTACCTAGATTGGCAAGGAAACACTATAAAATGGTAAGGGATCAACACATGCATTTTTCTAAAGACCGCATAACCGCACTTGAAAAACACACACGCACGCATTTTATAAATTCACTGTCAGGATTTAAAAGTGCAAACTTGATTGGTACGCAAGATGGACAGGGCAATACCAATTTAGCCATTGTTAGTTCTGTCATCCATTTAGGCGCTCACCCGCCCCTTGTAGGCATGATAATGCGCCCACACAGTGTACCAAGGCATACATTTGAAAATATTATAGAAACGGGCGTTTATACTATTAACCAAGTAAATAGCGATATTTACCAGCAAGCGCACCAAACCTCGGCACGTTACGCTAAAGATGAGTCCGAGTTCGATGCAACGGGTTTAAAAACAGAGTATTTAAATGAATTTAACGCTCCCTTTGTTGCACAAAGCCGACTTAAATACGCGGTAAAATTTGTAGAGAATCAACATTTAGCTGTTAATGGCACCGAACTGGTTATTGGTGAAATAATGGATGTATATGTGGATGAATCAGCACTCCAAAGCGATGGTTTTTTAGATTTACAAGCCATTGATACGGTTGCAGTAACCGGTTTAGATAGTTACCACACGGCAAATAAGCTCACTCGCCTACCCTATGCAAAAAAATAGCCCGAGGTTATCAAGTCCTCCAAATAAGCGACTTGATAACTCCCCCCCCATTTTTGAGCCCCTTGTTCACTAATCGCAATTAGTTTGAATTTAAACTGTTAAACCTACACACTATGCAAAATTTTGTAGGAGAAATATATGACCACAGTTGGTATTGGTACTCACACACCCGAGCAAGCACTTGCTAGTTTAAGTAATATGACTCACTCAGTAACGCCGATTCAAGCCGATGAGTATTTAGCGCGTATGGCCAAAGCACAAGCCTATATGCAAGCGCACAACATTGATGCCATTTATTTAAACGCAGGTACCAACTTAACTTATTTCACCGGAATGAAATGGTATGCCAGTGAACGACTTGTTGGCGCTATTTTACCTGCTGTAGGTGATGTGCAATACATTGCTCCACATTTTGAAATTGGTTCTTTAAATGGCTTTAAGGTTATTGATGGCCCAATACACGGCTGGCAAGAGCATGAAAGCCCGTTTGAGCTATTAGTTAAAGTGCTGAAACAGCTCAATATTAGCGACGCTGCTACCGTTGGTATTGATGAAAGCGCACAGTTTTTTATTTTTGATGGTATCAATAAAGCCAGTTCAGGGTTAAAACTGGTG
Proteins encoded:
- a CDS encoding flavin reductase family protein; this translates as MHFSKDRITALEKHTRTHFINSLSGFKSANLIGTQDGQGNTNLAIVSSVIHLGAHPPLVGMIMRPHSVPRHTFENIIETGVYTINQVNSDIYQQAHQTSARYAKDESEFDATGLKTEYLNEFNAPFVAQSRLKYAVKFVENQHLAVNGTELVIGEIMDVYVDESALQSDGFLDLQAIDTVAVTGLDSYHTANKLTRLPYAKK